In Anaerobacillus isosaccharinicus, one genomic interval encodes:
- the disA gene encoding DNA integrity scanning diadenylate cyclase DisA: MDHSNKTAFINDVLKLVAPGTPLREGIDNVLRAKTGGLIVLGYNNEMMNIVDGGFFINCELSPAYLYELAKMDGAIILSEDASRILYANTQLVPNSSIASTETGIRHRTAERVARQTDNLVISISQRRNVITLYQGEYRYSLKDIGVILTKANQAIQTLEKYKSVLDQGITNLGALEFEELVTFQEVSQVIHRVEMVLRIKSEILNYVNELGNEGRLISMQLEELVSNVEKEAGLLIKDYVKDHHQDERVILKQLKKLSNDELLDDLVIVKLLGFSKNINLSEHTITPRGYRILHKIPRIPPIVVENLIDKFEDIRQIMRASIEELDEVDGIGEARAKKIKEGLTRIQEQLFIDRHI; encoded by the coding sequence TTGGATCATAGTAATAAAACAGCATTTATAAATGATGTTTTAAAATTAGTTGCCCCTGGTACTCCGTTACGAGAGGGGATAGATAATGTTTTAAGGGCAAAGACTGGCGGACTTATAGTATTAGGCTACAATAATGAGATGATGAATATCGTAGATGGGGGATTTTTTATTAATTGTGAGTTATCACCAGCTTATTTATATGAATTAGCCAAAATGGATGGTGCAATTATTTTAAGTGAAGATGCAAGTCGGATATTATATGCGAATACACAATTGGTACCCAATTCATCAATTGCTTCAACAGAAACAGGTATTAGGCATCGAACGGCGGAAAGAGTTGCGCGCCAAACGGATAATTTAGTCATTTCTATCTCGCAAAGGAGAAACGTTATTACACTTTATCAAGGTGAATACCGTTACTCACTAAAAGACATTGGAGTGATTTTGACAAAAGCAAACCAAGCGATTCAAACACTTGAAAAATACAAGTCGGTCCTTGATCAAGGAATTACAAATTTAGGAGCGCTTGAGTTTGAAGAGCTAGTGACCTTTCAAGAAGTATCCCAAGTTATTCACCGTGTGGAAATGGTACTTCGAATAAAAAGTGAAATCTTAAACTATGTAAATGAGCTAGGTAATGAAGGTAGATTGATTTCCATGCAACTTGAAGAACTCGTTTCCAATGTTGAAAAAGAAGCTGGTCTTCTAATAAAAGATTATGTTAAAGATCATCATCAAGATGAACGAGTGATTTTAAAACAGTTGAAAAAACTATCAAACGATGAACTATTAGATGACCTTGTCATAGTAAAACTTTTAGGCTTTTCAAAAAATATAAATTTGTCAGAGCATACAATAACACCAAGGGGGTACCGTATTTTACATAAAATACCGAGGATTCCTCCGATTGTTGTGGAAAACCTTATCGATAAGTTTGAGGATATTAGGCAAATCATGCGAGCCTCAATTGAAGAGCTAGACGAAGTCGATGGAATTGGTGAAGCGAGGGCGAAGAAGATTAAAGAAGGTTTAACTAGAATTCAAGAACAATTGTTTATTGACCGACACATATAA
- a CDS encoding PIN/TRAM domain-containing protein, translating to MLRWIVKLFFVFLGGTLGYLFVPDLIQNLNLGLPDWITNSYVGAAIIGAIIFYLSSFWITDYIVGLIRLVEEKLVKAPVTDVLFGTMGIIFGLIVAFLIVLPLNTINIPVLSTVLPIFLTLLLGYLGFQVGFKKRDELISLFTRKSDRKKEIDEVVKERHGVELKILDTSVIIDGRIADICQTGFLEGTLVIPQFVLEELQHIADSSDVLKRNRGRRGLDILNKIQKELSINVEIYEGDFDEIQEVDSKLVKLAKLVSGLVVTNDFNLNKVCDLQGVPVLNINDLANAVKPIVLPGEELHVQVIKDGKEHNQGIAYLDDGTMIVVEGGRDFISKHIDVIVTSVLQTSAGRMIFAKPKVLEKAL from the coding sequence ATGCTAAGATGGATCGTAAAACTTTTCTTTGTTTTTTTAGGTGGAACATTAGGATATCTATTTGTTCCAGACTTAATACAAAACTTAAATTTGGGGTTACCTGATTGGATTACAAATTCATATGTAGGTGCAGCTATAATTGGAGCAATCATATTTTATTTATCATCATTTTGGATTACAGATTATATTGTGGGGTTAATTCGCTTAGTGGAAGAGAAATTAGTTAAGGCCCCAGTTACAGATGTTCTTTTTGGGACGATGGGAATTATATTTGGACTAATTGTAGCATTTTTAATTGTACTACCACTAAATACCATTAATATTCCTGTCCTAAGCACTGTGTTGCCAATATTTTTAACTTTGCTATTAGGATATTTAGGCTTTCAGGTGGGATTTAAAAAGCGAGATGAATTAATAAGCTTATTCACTAGAAAAAGTGATAGAAAAAAAGAAATTGACGAAGTAGTGAAAGAAAGACACGGTGTCGAACTTAAGATTTTAGATACGAGTGTTATTATTGATGGAAGAATCGCAGACATTTGTCAAACCGGCTTTCTAGAAGGAACGTTAGTAATCCCTCAATTTGTTCTTGAGGAACTGCAACATATCGCAGATTCTTCTGACGTACTAAAAAGAAACCGTGGACGTCGAGGCTTAGATATATTGAATAAAATTCAAAAAGAATTATCAATTAATGTTGAAATTTATGAAGGCGATTTTGATGAAATTCAGGAAGTAGATAGTAAGTTAGTGAAACTTGCTAAACTAGTATCTGGGCTTGTTGTCACGAATGACTTTAATTTAAATAAAGTCTGTGACCTTCAAGGAGTCCCTGTCTTGAATATTAATGACTTAGCTAATGCAGTAAAACCAATCGTCTTACCTGGTGAAGAACTTCATGTTCAAGTAATTAAAGACGGAAAAGAGCATAATCAAGGCATTGCTTATTTAGACGACGGAACAATGATCGTTGTGGAAGGTGGTCGCGACTTTATTAGTAAACACATTGATGTAATTGTCACAAGTGTATTACAGACGTCTGCTGGAAGAATGATTTTTGCTAAACCCAAAGTATTAGAAAAAGCTTTGTAG
- the ispD gene encoding 2-C-methyl-D-erythritol 4-phosphate cytidylyltransferase: MMYSVVIPAAGQGKRMKLNKNKQFLILEEKPVIIHTLAVFQRDSWCEEIIIVANSSEVEQIKELISTYGITKVNKIVPGGNERQNSVYNGLKAIEKAEIVLIHDGARPFVTEELIHKLVVEAENKDAAILAVPIKDTVKESDGTKVLHTVDRSMLWSAQTPQAFKSEIILQAHEWADKNQFIGTDDASLLEQLQKGVSIVLGDYFNIKLTTPEDIVFAQSIMEVKRGGNE, translated from the coding sequence ATGATGTATTCCGTAGTAATTCCTGCAGCTGGTCAAGGTAAGAGAATGAAATTAAATAAAAATAAACAATTTCTAATACTAGAAGAAAAGCCGGTTATCATTCATACCTTAGCGGTTTTTCAAAGGGATAGCTGGTGTGAAGAAATTATTATAGTCGCTAATTCCTCAGAAGTTGAACAAATAAAGGAATTAATAAGTACATATGGAATAACAAAAGTAAATAAAATTGTTCCTGGTGGTAACGAGCGACAAAATAGTGTTTATAATGGTTTGAAGGCAATTGAGAAAGCAGAGATTGTTCTTATTCATGATGGAGCTCGTCCCTTTGTTACAGAAGAGCTTATTCATAAGTTAGTTGTAGAAGCCGAAAATAAAGATGCCGCTATTTTAGCTGTACCTATTAAGGATACGGTAAAAGAAAGTGACGGAACTAAAGTTTTACATACTGTTGATCGCTCTATGTTGTGGTCCGCTCAGACGCCCCAAGCTTTCAAGTCTGAAATCATTTTGCAGGCTCATGAATGGGCAGACAAAAATCAATTTATTGGAACTGATGACGCAAGTCTTTTAGAACAACTTCAAAAAGGTGTTTCAATCGTCTTAGGAGATTATTTTAATATTAAATTAACAACTCCAGAAGATATCGTTTTTGCACAATCTATTATGGAAGTGAAACGAGGGGGAAATGAATGA
- the ispF gene encoding 2-C-methyl-D-erythritol 2,4-cyclodiphosphate synthase, which yields MMRIGQGYDVHQLVEGRPLIIGGIEIPHEKGLLGHSDADVLLHTVADAVLGAIAEGDIGKHFPDTDPAYKGADSAKLLSHVWELVKQKGYKLGNIDCTIIAQRPKMAPYIPKMRQRISELLEADIDQVNVKATTTEKLGFCGREEGIASQATVLLVKM from the coding sequence ATGATGAGAATTGGACAAGGTTATGATGTACACCAACTAGTCGAAGGGCGACCGTTAATTATTGGTGGTATAGAAATACCTCATGAAAAAGGATTGTTAGGGCATTCTGATGCCGATGTATTACTACATACAGTAGCTGATGCTGTTCTAGGAGCGATTGCTGAAGGCGATATCGGCAAACACTTTCCTGATACAGACCCAGCCTATAAAGGAGCAGATTCTGCAAAGCTTTTATCTCATGTCTGGGAGTTAGTAAAGCAAAAGGGATATAAGCTAGGCAATATTGATTGTACAATTATTGCCCAAAGGCCGAAAATGGCACCATACATTCCAAAAATGAGACAAAGAATAAGCGAGTTACTAGAAGCTGATATAGATCAAGTCAATGTAAAAGCAACAACAACAGAAAAACTAGGCTTTTGTGGAAGAGAAGAAGGCATAGCCTCCCAAGCAACTGTCCTTTTAGTGAAAATGTAA
- the gltX gene encoding glutamate--tRNA ligase, whose product MSRQVRVRFAPSPTGHLHIGGARSALFNYLFARNQGGKFIVRIEDTDQARNVDTAQDKLLESMKWLGIEWDESVDVGGEFGPYRCMDRLEIYEEHIKQLIDSGKAYYCYMTEEESEKEREEQLAKGETPKYSGRDRYLTAEQRTAHEEAGKKPVVRFLVPEGQEVVVDDAIRGRVSFETDGIGDFIIARRDGIPMYNFAVVVDDHLMEISHVIRGEEHLSNAPRQVLLYQAFGWEAPTFAHASLILNQDRQKMSKRDESIIQFVEQYRDLGYSSEALVNFLALLGWSPVGEEEIFTKEEIIEQFSLERVSKAPAVFDTQKLEWMNNQYMKKAPADKVVELALPHLISSGKLPVEMSEQQSAWARDLILLHQEKMSYGAEIVGLTELFFKSDIEYNEEAQEVLNEEQVPTVIQEFKAQLEALETFTAEDIKAATKATQKATGQKGKQLFMPIRVATTGQTHGPDLPQAISLLGKDIVLARLQNLL is encoded by the coding sequence ATGTCAAGACAAGTACGAGTTCGCTTTGCTCCAAGTCCAACGGGGCATTTGCATATTGGTGGAGCAAGATCTGCTCTTTTTAATTATTTATTTGCTAGAAACCAAGGTGGAAAGTTTATTGTAAGAATTGAAGATACAGACCAAGCAAGAAACGTAGATACAGCTCAAGACAAGCTCCTTGAAAGCATGAAGTGGTTAGGGATTGAGTGGGACGAGAGCGTTGATGTTGGCGGCGAGTTTGGTCCATATCGCTGTATGGATCGACTAGAAATATATGAAGAGCATATTAAACAGTTAATCGATAGTGGGAAGGCGTACTACTGTTATATGACTGAAGAAGAAAGTGAAAAAGAACGTGAAGAGCAATTAGCAAAAGGTGAAACGCCGAAATATAGTGGTCGTGACCGTTATTTAACAGCTGAGCAACGTACTGCCCATGAAGAAGCAGGCAAAAAGCCTGTCGTTCGCTTTTTAGTTCCTGAGGGACAAGAGGTAGTTGTTGATGATGCTATACGAGGACGAGTAAGTTTTGAAACAGATGGTATTGGTGATTTTATTATTGCAAGACGTGATGGGATCCCAATGTATAATTTTGCCGTTGTCGTTGATGATCATCTAATGGAAATCTCCCACGTTATCCGTGGTGAAGAACATTTATCAAATGCGCCTCGTCAAGTATTGTTGTATCAAGCATTTGGATGGGAAGCACCAACTTTTGCGCATGCTTCATTAATTCTAAATCAAGATCGTCAAAAAATGAGTAAACGAGACGAGTCGATTATTCAATTCGTTGAGCAATATCGTGATTTAGGTTATTCATCTGAAGCACTTGTTAATTTTTTGGCTCTTCTAGGTTGGTCTCCAGTAGGAGAAGAAGAGATTTTTACGAAAGAAGAAATCATCGAACAATTCAGTTTAGAGCGAGTATCAAAAGCTCCTGCAGTTTTTGATACACAAAAACTTGAATGGATGAATAATCAATATATGAAGAAGGCTCCAGCCGATAAAGTAGTGGAACTAGCGTTGCCACACTTGATAAGTAGTGGTAAACTTCCAGTAGAGATGTCAGAGCAGCAATCTGCTTGGGCTCGCGACTTAATTTTACTACACCAGGAAAAAATGAGTTATGGTGCAGAAATCGTTGGACTTACAGAGTTGTTCTTTAAGTCAGATATTGAGTATAATGAAGAAGCACAAGAAGTTTTAAATGAAGAACAAGTGCCTACTGTTATTCAAGAATTTAAAGCGCAGTTAGAAGCTTTAGAAACATTTACAGCTGAAGATATTAAAGCGGCGACGAAAGCTACACAAAAAGCTACAGGGCAAAAAGGAAAGCAATTATTTATGCCAATTCGTGTAGCAACAACGGGTCAAACCCATGGTCCTGATTTACCACAAGCAATTAGTTTATTAGGAAAAGATATTGTTCTCGCTCGCTTACAAAACCTATTATAA
- the epsC gene encoding serine O-acetyltransferase EpsC, with protein MFKTLRNDIDVVFEQDPAARNKLEVILTYSGLHAIWGHRLAHGLWKKRLFFLARLFSQISRFITGIEIHPGAVIGQRLFIDHGMGVVIGETCEIGDNVTIYQGVTLGGTGKEKGKRHPTIEDNVLIASGAKILGSMTIGKNSRIGAGSVVLKEVPPNSTVVGIPGRVVMQDGVKIRRDLDHINLPDPVADKLKELEEEIKSLKNEIETLKQS; from the coding sequence ATGTTTAAAACATTAAGAAATGACATTGATGTTGTTTTTGAGCAAGATCCAGCAGCGAGAAATAAGCTTGAAGTAATTTTGACTTATTCAGGACTTCACGCCATTTGGGGGCACAGACTGGCCCATGGTTTATGGAAAAAACGATTGTTTTTTTTGGCTAGACTTTTCTCGCAAATTTCTCGCTTTATTACTGGAATTGAAATCCACCCTGGCGCTGTCATCGGTCAGAGGCTGTTTATCGATCATGGAATGGGAGTCGTTATTGGGGAAACCTGTGAGATAGGAGATAACGTTACGATCTATCAAGGTGTAACATTAGGGGGAACTGGCAAAGAAAAAGGAAAACGCCATCCGACGATTGAGGATAATGTCCTTATTGCATCTGGGGCAAAAATTTTAGGGTCGATGACTATTGGAAAGAATTCTCGAATTGGTGCAGGTTCAGTCGTACTTAAAGAAGTTCCACCCAATTCTACTGTTGTTGGTATTCCAGGTCGTGTCGTTATGCAAGATGGGGTTAAAATTCGCAGAGACTTAGACCATATTAACCTCCCAGATCCAGTCGCCGACAAATTAAAAGAACTAGAAGAAG